A window of the Myxococcales bacterium genome harbors these coding sequences:
- a CDS encoding 2Fe-2S iron-sulfur cluster binding domain-containing protein produces the protein MNQSQESDRDPEPPTNASSTMAKVESFRLTLDGEDHTVPIAAGETLLQAALAAGIDAPHTCTEGRCGTCMSWLRSGDVSMASTRALSKRNTERGYVLACQAQSSSSAPLWIDFDI, from the coding sequence ATGAATCAGAGCCAGGAGAGTGATCGCGACCCCGAGCCGCCCACCAATGCCTCGTCCACAATGGCCAAAGTCGAAAGCTTTCGACTGACCCTCGATGGCGAGGACCACACCGTACCGATTGCCGCCGGCGAGACCCTGTTGCAGGCGGCGTTGGCGGCTGGAATCGACGCACCCCATACCTGCACCGAAGGACGTTGCGGTACCTGCATGTCATGGCTGCGCAGTGGCGACGTATCCATGGCGTCCACTCGGGCGCTGTCGAAACGAAATACTGAACGCGGCTACGTCCTTGCTTGCCAGGCGCAGTCCTCGTCTTCTGCCCCGCTTTGGATCGACTTTGATATTTAG
- a CDS encoding MOSC domain-containing protein has protein sequence MQIGTIESIWRYPVKSMRGEEIPHTYTAFTGLMGDRIYGVVAADGDPSHPWHTARDQEEYVLYKASYASSEGVLLPGNLQATYDDWEPGIDPIYPEEDAFKVSVETPEGVSYDDIRDPVFIADLEKITGRSLRVHFTQRGQFDARPVSLISLSAVAKLSEELGMNLDKRRFRANFYIEWDNQDDPFYELSLVGKTLKIGEHLELVIVERDPRCTMITLDPDTAEATPKLLQLLGRNHGGDAGVFAAVIQRGRVNQGDPIFLK, from the coding sequence ATGCAAATAGGAACCATTGAAAGCATCTGGCGCTATCCCGTCAAGAGTATGCGCGGTGAGGAGATTCCTCACACCTACACTGCCTTCACCGGATTGATGGGCGACCGGATCTATGGCGTGGTTGCGGCTGACGGCGATCCTAGCCATCCGTGGCATACCGCACGCGACCAGGAAGAGTACGTACTCTACAAGGCCAGCTACGCGTCGAGCGAGGGCGTGCTGCTCCCGGGGAATCTGCAGGCCACTTATGATGACTGGGAACCCGGCATCGACCCCATCTATCCGGAGGAGGATGCGTTCAAGGTGAGCGTGGAGACGCCCGAGGGTGTGAGCTACGACGACATCCGAGACCCGGTCTTCATCGCGGACCTTGAAAAAATCACCGGCCGGTCGCTCCGGGTTCATTTCACCCAGAGGGGGCAATTCGATGCCCGCCCGGTGTCGCTGATCTCGTTGTCGGCGGTTGCCAAGCTGAGCGAGGAACTCGGGATGAACCTCGACAAGCGCCGCTTCAGGGCCAACTTTTATATCGAGTGGGACAATCAGGACGATCCTTTCTACGAGCTGTCACTCGTCGGAAAGACTTTGAAAATCGGCGAGCATCTGGAACTGGTGATTGTTGAGCGCGACCCGCGATGCACGATGATCACCCTCGATCCCGACACCGCCGAAGCAACCCCCAAGCTCCTGCAGCTTCTTGGCCGAAATCATGGCGGCGATGCCGGTGTTTTCGCTGCCGTGATACAAAGGGGGCGGGTCAACCAGGGCGATCCGATCTTCCTGAAATGA